The Planococcus versutus genome contains a region encoding:
- the dnaI gene encoding primosomal protein DnaI has translation MEPISETLKRVVNAPAFSERYSEMRKEVLAHPGVQKFLEDHSDEIDAPTIDRGLHKLYEYIDQSHDCNKCPSLDGCINHLKGFEPNLVLERGTIGISYTQCRLKDVNDNKRHASSLIHSMYMPKEVMQATLSGFELDDSRMEAFRTVGEFLDQATGPDNLPEKGLYLYGQFGIGKSYLLSAVANELADINVKTVLVFVPEFMREMKQAIGDQTLQEKVDYVKKADVLMLDDIGAEAMSSWTRDEVLGTILHYRMSEKLPTFMSSNFSYSELEYHLTYSQRGEKEDLKAARIMERIRALTTPVMLDGRNRRN, from the coding sequence ATGGAACCGATTAGCGAAACCTTAAAACGCGTAGTCAATGCACCTGCTTTTTCTGAGCGTTATAGTGAAATGCGTAAAGAAGTATTGGCTCATCCAGGTGTTCAAAAATTTCTTGAAGACCATTCAGATGAAATTGATGCACCTACAATTGACAGAGGACTTCACAAGCTATACGAGTATATCGACCAGTCCCATGATTGCAATAAATGTCCAAGTCTTGACGGGTGTATCAACCATTTGAAAGGCTTTGAACCGAATCTTGTACTGGAACGTGGCACCATTGGTATTTCGTATACACAATGTCGGTTGAAAGACGTTAACGACAATAAACGTCACGCCTCATCTTTAATCCATAGCATGTATATGCCAAAAGAAGTGATGCAAGCAACACTTTCAGGATTTGAATTAGACGATAGCCGCATGGAAGCATTTCGGACAGTTGGTGAATTTCTAGATCAGGCAACCGGTCCAGACAACTTGCCTGAAAAAGGGTTATACCTTTACGGACAATTCGGAATTGGGAAGTCTTACTTATTAAGCGCAGTAGCTAACGAACTAGCTGATATCAATGTCAAAACAGTATTGGTATTTGTACCTGAATTCATGCGTGAAATGAAACAAGCGATTGGAGATCAAACTTTACAGGAAAAAGTGGATTATGTGAAAAAAGCAGATGTCTTAATGCTCGATGACATTGGAGCAGAAGCAATGTCGAGCTGGACGCGTGACGAAGTACTCGGTACAATTCTTCATTACCGGATGTCAGAAAAGCTACCGACGTTTATGTCATCAAACTTTAGTTACAGCGAGCTAGAATACCATTTAACGTATTCACAGCGTGGTGAGAAAGAAGATTTAAAAGCGGCGCGCATCATGGAACGCATTCGCGCGTTAACGACGCCCGTTATGCTTGATGGACGTAATCGACGAAATTAA
- the thrS gene encoding threonine--tRNA ligase encodes MADMIQLKFPDGAVKEFEQGITTEEIAQSISPGLRKKALAGKMGDNLVDLRAPLKEDGEIAIITPESEEGLEVLRHSTAHLLAQAIKRMYPDAKLGVGPVIENGFYYDIDTESAITSEDLPLIEKEMKKIINENVEIVRHDVTRAEAQKRFAAIEDPYKLELLEAIPEDDQVSIYEQGDFFDLCRGVHVPSTGKLKEFKLLSVAGAYWRGNSDNKMLQRIYGTAFFKKEDLKAHIEMLEEAKERDHRKIGKELNLFMNSQKVGQGLPMWLPKGATIRRIIERYIVDKEERLGYEHVYTPVLGSVELYKTSGHWDHYQDDMFPVMKMDNEELVLRPMNCPHHMMIFKQGIHSYRQMPVRIAELGLMHRYEMSGALSGLQRVRGMTLNDAHLFVRPDQIKEEFKKVVNLIVEVYKDFDIKDYSFRLSYRDPADKEKYFDDDAMWDRAQTMLKQAMDEMGIDYEAAEGEAAFYGPKVDVQVKTALGKQETLSTVQLDFLLPERFELSYIGEDGKQHRPVVIHRGVVSTMERFVAFLIEEYKGAFPTWLAPIQVEMIPVSLDAHSDYTRKLQEKLQCHKIRVDIDERDEKLGYKIREAQMQKVPYMLVIGDKELEDGSVNVRKYGEQKSESMPFEDFVKLVQSELR; translated from the coding sequence ATGGCAGACATGATTCAACTAAAATTCCCGGATGGAGCAGTAAAAGAATTCGAACAAGGCATAACTACTGAGGAAATCGCACAATCAATTAGCCCAGGGTTGCGGAAAAAAGCATTAGCTGGAAAAATGGGCGACAACTTAGTCGATTTGCGTGCACCGTTAAAAGAAGATGGAGAGATTGCGATCATCACACCTGAATCTGAAGAAGGGTTAGAAGTACTGCGCCACAGCACTGCACATTTATTGGCACAAGCCATCAAGCGGATGTACCCAGACGCAAAACTTGGCGTGGGTCCAGTCATCGAAAACGGTTTTTATTACGATATTGATACAGAGTCAGCGATTACATCAGAAGACTTGCCATTGATTGAAAAAGAAATGAAAAAAATTATCAATGAAAACGTAGAAATCGTTCGACATGATGTGACTCGTGCAGAAGCACAAAAACGATTTGCAGCAATTGAAGATCCATATAAATTGGAACTTCTTGAAGCCATTCCTGAAGATGATCAAGTATCCATTTATGAACAAGGCGACTTTTTCGACCTTTGTCGAGGGGTTCACGTACCATCCACTGGTAAATTAAAAGAATTTAAATTATTAAGTGTTGCCGGCGCCTATTGGAGAGGGAACAGCGATAATAAAATGCTTCAACGCATTTACGGAACTGCTTTTTTCAAAAAAGAAGACTTAAAAGCCCATATTGAAATGCTTGAAGAAGCAAAAGAACGCGATCACCGCAAAATCGGAAAAGAACTAAACTTATTTATGAACTCTCAAAAAGTTGGTCAAGGTTTGCCAATGTGGCTTCCAAAAGGTGCAACCATCCGACGTATCATCGAACGTTATATTGTCGATAAAGAAGAACGATTAGGCTATGAACACGTGTATACACCTGTACTAGGTAGCGTAGAGTTGTACAAAACAAGTGGACATTGGGATCATTATCAAGATGACATGTTCCCCGTGATGAAAATGGATAATGAAGAATTGGTATTGCGTCCAATGAACTGTCCACACCACATGATGATTTTCAAACAAGGCATTCATTCGTATCGTCAAATGCCTGTTCGAATTGCTGAACTTGGATTGATGCACCGTTATGAAATGTCAGGTGCATTATCAGGACTTCAACGTGTTCGTGGAATGACATTAAATGATGCTCACTTATTTGTTCGTCCAGACCAAATTAAAGAAGAATTTAAAAAAGTTGTTAATTTAATTGTTGAAGTTTATAAGGATTTCGACATTAAGGACTATTCGTTCCGTTTGTCTTATCGTGATCCAGCAGACAAAGAAAAGTATTTTGACGATGATGCAATGTGGGACCGTGCACAAACTATGTTGAAACAAGCAATGGATGAAATGGGAATCGACTACGAAGCAGCAGAAGGCGAAGCAGCATTTTACGGACCAAAAGTAGACGTTCAAGTGAAAACAGCTCTTGGTAAACAAGAAACCCTGTCGACAGTTCAACTGGATTTCTTACTACCAGAACGTTTTGAGTTATCGTATATTGGTGAAGATGGCAAACAGCATCGTCCGGTTGTCATTCACCGCGGAGTTGTTTCTACAATGGAGCGTTTTGTCGCTTTCTTAATAGAAGAATACAAAGGAGCTTTCCCAACATGGTTAGCACCTATCCAAGTTGAGATGATTCCCGTATCGCTTGATGCTCACAGCGACTATACAAGAAAATTGCAAGAAAAACTGCAGTGTCATAAAATTCGTGTCGATATTGACGAGCGAGATGAAAAACTGGGGTATAAAATTCGCGAAGCACAAATGCAAAAAGTGCCGTATATGCTTGTCATCGGTGACAAAGAACTTGAAGATGGATCGGTTAATGTTCGTAAGTACGGGGAGCAGAAATCTGAAAGCATGCCGTTTGAAGACTTTGTTAAACTAGTTCAAAGCGAACTTCGTTAA
- the infC gene encoding translation initiation factor IF-3: MNVNDGIRARELRVIDQNGEQLGIKTRIEALEIAARVNLDLVLVAPQAKPPVARIMDHGKFKFEQQKKDREIRKNQKVIVVKEVRLSPSIDDHDFNTKLRNAIKFLEKGDKVKASIRFKGRAITHKEIGQRVLERFAEECKDVATVEQRPKMDGRSMFLMLAPINEKE, translated from the coding sequence ATTAATGTAAATGACGGTATTCGTGCACGTGAGTTGCGAGTTATTGATCAAAACGGTGAACAACTTGGCATCAAAACACGCATCGAAGCACTTGAAATTGCAGCTCGTGTCAACTTGGATCTTGTTCTTGTGGCTCCTCAAGCTAAGCCGCCGGTTGCTCGAATCATGGACCATGGTAAATTCAAGTTTGAGCAGCAAAAGAAAGATCGTGAAATCCGTAAAAATCAGAAAGTGATTGTCGTCAAAGAAGTACGCTTAAGCCCTTCAATTGACGATCACGATTTCAACACGAAACTTCGCAACGCGATCAAGTTCCTTGAAAAAGGTGACAAAGTGAAAGCTTCTATTCGTTTTAAAGGCCGTGCAATTACGCACAAAGAAATTGGTCAACGTGTTCTTGAACGCTTCGCAGAAGAGTGCAAAGACGTTGCGACAGTTGAACAGCGCCCGAAAATGGATGGTCGCAGCATGTTCTTGATGCTTGCACCAATCAACGAAAAAGAATAA
- the rpmI gene encoding 50S ribosomal protein L35 encodes MPKMKSHSGASKRFKKTGTGKVRRHSSHTSHLFANKSTKQKRKLRKGKLVSSGDLKRIKSLIYNMK; translated from the coding sequence ATGCCGAAAATGAAAAGCCATAGCGGCGCATCAAAACGTTTCAAAAAAACGGGTACTGGTAAAGTAAGACGCCACAGCTCGCACACTAGTCACTTATTCGCAAACAAATCAACAAAGCAAAAGCGTAAACTTCGCAAAGGGAAATTAGTTTCTTCAGGCGACTTGAAACGCATCAAATCATTAATCTATAACATGAAATAA
- the rplT gene encoding 50S ribosomal protein L20, whose translation MPRVKGGTVTRQRRKKVIKLAKGYYGAKHILFKVANQQVMKSGNYAYRDRRNKKRDFRRLWITRINAAARMNEISYSRLMHGLKVAGIDINRKMLAEIAVSDAAAFTALVDQAKKAVTK comes from the coding sequence ATGCCACGCGTAAAAGGTGGAACAGTGACGCGTCAGCGTCGTAAAAAGGTCATTAAATTAGCAAAAGGTTATTATGGTGCAAAGCACATCCTTTTCAAAGTAGCAAATCAACAAGTTATGAAGTCAGGTAACTATGCTTACCGTGACCGTCGCAACAAAAAACGTGATTTCCGTAGATTGTGGATTACACGCATCAACGCAGCAGCACGTATGAACGAAATTTCATACAGCCGTCTTATGCACGGATTAAAAGTTGCGGGTATCGATATCAACCGTAAAATGCTAGCTGAAATCGCTGTATCTGATGCAGCTGCATTCACAGCATTGGTTGATCAAGCAAAAAAAGCAGTAACTAAGTAA
- a CDS encoding DUF1294 domain-containing protein, whose amino-acid sequence MFSIILGYIAILSAMAMAMMKIDKRQAQHHGQRIPEKNLWIIAIVGGGIGAYLGMMLFRHKTKHTNFRIGFLVLAMLDVAIIGWSYQNF is encoded by the coding sequence ATGTTTTCGATTATTTTGGGTTATATAGCAATCCTATCAGCGATGGCCATGGCCATGATGAAAATAGACAAACGCCAAGCGCAACATCATGGACAACGCATTCCTGAAAAAAACTTGTGGATTATTGCGATTGTAGGCGGTGGCATTGGCGCTTATCTCGGCATGATGTTATTTCGTCATAAAACAAAGCACACCAACTTTCGCATCGGTTTTCTTGTTCTGGCCATGCTCGATGTTGCCATAATAGGATGGAGCTATCAAAATTTCTAA
- a CDS encoding sigma-w pathway protein ysdB: MAFLIRLIVLALIIYLFYRLIRYIVDPKRKLDTALESGSYYFLDDVKNVRKNFFVALRGVLFEGEKYLGTTENAFEVVSISVWVENPDRLQGFTKEDFHFLEKEINMNYPDAKISWQNPVEQLMKHNS; this comes from the coding sequence ATGGCTTTTCTTATACGCCTTATTGTATTAGCATTGATCATCTATTTATTCTATCGCTTGATCCGCTATATTGTCGACCCAAAAAGAAAGTTAGACACCGCTCTCGAGTCTGGAAGTTATTACTTTTTAGATGACGTAAAGAACGTTCGAAAAAACTTCTTTGTTGCATTACGCGGTGTGCTATTTGAAGGTGAAAAATACTTGGGCACGACTGAAAATGCGTTTGAAGTTGTTTCAATTTCTGTGTGGGTTGAAAACCCAGATCGGCTGCAAGGCTTCACAAAAGAAGATTTTCACTTTCTTGAAAAAGAAATCAACATGAATTACCCAGACGCTAAAATCAGCTGGCAAAACCCAGTAGAACAATTAATGAAACACAACAGCTAA
- a CDS encoding dUTP diphosphatase: MKLQELFKMQAELDHFIQSNQNITEDVFRKKGLSLLVELAELANETRCFKFWSSKKASERSVILEEYVDSIHFLLSLGIEKDLNTLENWPEPISEKDLTELFLQTQYAIQAFLKNYSMSNYMEIWSCYGGIAVALEFSYDEVLDAYMKKNKTNYDRQNEGY; encoded by the coding sequence ATGAAATTACAAGAATTATTCAAAATGCAAGCAGAATTAGATCATTTTATTCAATCAAATCAGAACATAACAGAAGACGTTTTTCGTAAAAAAGGTCTTTCATTACTAGTGGAACTAGCAGAACTTGCCAATGAAACACGTTGCTTTAAATTTTGGAGTTCGAAAAAAGCGTCTGAGCGTTCTGTGATTCTAGAAGAATATGTGGACTCAATCCACTTTTTACTATCACTGGGTATTGAAAAAGATTTAAATACATTAGAAAATTGGCCAGAGCCGATTTCTGAAAAAGACTTAACAGAGCTTTTTTTACAAACGCAGTATGCGATTCAAGCGTTTCTTAAAAATTACTCGATGTCGAACTACATGGAAATCTGGAGTTGTTACGGCGGAATTGCCGTTGCTTTAGAATTTAGCTACGATGAAGTGCTTGATGCATACATGAAGAAGAACAAAACCAATTACGATCGTCAAAATGAAGGATATTGA
- a CDS encoding M42 family metallopeptidase: MTKLDETQVMLKELTDANGIPGNERQSREVMKKYISPFADSIETDGLGSLIAKKEGLADGPKIMVAGHLDEVGFMITQVDEKGFLKFQPVGGWWSQVMLAQRVTITTRSDKEIIGVIGSKPPHILTAEARKKPVEIKDMFIDIGASSREEVKEWGITPGDMVTPYFEFTVMNNDKLLMAKAWDNRIGCAIAIDVLKGLKGVDHPNVVYGVGTVQEEIGLRGAKTATAQIQPDIGFAVDVGIAGDTPGITSKESTSKMGDGPQLLLFDASMVSHRGLRELVVDTADEAGIPYQFETIAGGGTDAGSIHLTANGVPALAIGVATRYIHSHAGILHRDDYENAVKLIIEVIKKLDKDTVARITFE, encoded by the coding sequence ATGACTAAGTTGGATGAAACACAAGTAATGTTAAAAGAATTAACAGACGCTAATGGCATACCAGGAAATGAACGCCAATCACGTGAAGTCATGAAAAAATACATATCTCCATTTGCTGATTCAATTGAAACAGACGGACTAGGAAGCTTAATAGCTAAAAAAGAAGGGTTAGCAGATGGGCCGAAAATCATGGTAGCTGGTCACTTGGACGAAGTCGGCTTTATGATTACACAAGTAGATGAAAAAGGATTTTTGAAATTCCAACCAGTAGGTGGTTGGTGGTCGCAAGTTATGCTCGCGCAGCGTGTCACGATTACAACGCGAAGCGATAAAGAAATTATAGGTGTTATCGGATCAAAACCACCACATATTTTAACAGCAGAAGCACGTAAAAAACCTGTTGAAATTAAAGACATGTTTATTGATATCGGCGCTTCATCTCGTGAAGAAGTGAAAGAATGGGGCATCACGCCAGGCGATATGGTGACACCGTATTTTGAATTTACAGTGATGAACAACGACAAATTATTAATGGCCAAAGCATGGGATAACCGTATTGGGTGTGCCATTGCGATTGACGTTTTAAAAGGACTAAAAGGCGTTGACCACCCGAACGTCGTATACGGAGTAGGTACTGTTCAAGAAGAAATTGGTTTGCGTGGCGCGAAAACAGCCACTGCTCAAATTCAGCCAGATATCGGATTTGCAGTAGACGTTGGGATCGCAGGTGACACACCGGGAATCACAAGCAAAGAGTCTACTAGTAAAATGGGTGACGGACCACAACTATTGCTTTTCGATGCTTCTATGGTTTCTCACCGTGGATTACGCGAACTAGTTGTCGACACGGCTGACGAAGCGGGCATTCCGTATCAGTTTGAAACGATTGCTGGCGGTGGAACAGATGCCGGATCTATCCATTTAACTGCAAATGGTGTTCCTGCACTTGCAATCGGTGTAGCCACGCGGTACATCCATTCGCACGCAGGCATCTTGCACCGAGACGATTACGAAAATGCCGTAAAATTGATCATCGAAGTGATCAAAAAGCTCGATAAGGATACAGTCGCGCGCATTACATTCGAATAA
- a CDS encoding helix-turn-helix transcriptional regulator translates to MLKNRVKELRARYGFTQSDLGTQVDVTRQTIAFIEKGEFSPSITLSLKLAKALQTNVNDLFWLEEDVDHEK, encoded by the coding sequence ATGCTCAAAAATCGAGTAAAAGAACTCAGAGCTCGGTACGGCTTCACACAAAGCGATCTCGGTACACAAGTGGATGTCACTCGCCAAACCATTGCTTTTATTGAAAAAGGCGAGTTTTCACCTTCGATTACTTTGTCGTTAAAATTAGCAAAAGCATTGCAAACAAACGTCAATGACTTATTTTGGTTAGAGGAGGATGTTGACCATGAAAAATGA
- a CDS encoding small multi-drug export protein: protein MIYEYFLVFLGAAIPWFEIALVIPLGIIWGLSPFWVMLLAFVGNMVTVLALIIGFDRFQIWYNNRQKAKSKTVSKKNERAKRIWNKYGLPGLAILGPILIGTHIAAFIGMTLGATKKNTTVWLTISIAAWTLAFGILTALGFDFFTDKI, encoded by the coding sequence ATGATCTATGAATATTTTCTCGTATTTCTAGGAGCAGCTATTCCTTGGTTTGAAATTGCTTTAGTTATTCCACTCGGCATCATATGGGGGTTGTCTCCATTTTGGGTAATGCTACTAGCATTTGTCGGCAATATGGTGACAGTTCTCGCATTAATCATCGGCTTTGACCGCTTTCAGATTTGGTACAATAACCGACAAAAAGCAAAAAGCAAAACCGTCTCGAAAAAAAATGAGCGTGCCAAACGAATTTGGAACAAATACGGGTTGCCAGGACTAGCGATACTGGGACCTATTTTAATTGGTACACACATCGCGGCTTTTATCGGAATGACACTGGGTGCGACAAAAAAGAACACGACAGTTTGGCTGACCATTAGCATCGCTGCGTGGACATTAGCCTTTGGCATTTTGACGGCACTTGGCTTTGATTTTTTCACGGACAAAATCTAA
- a CDS encoding TrmH family RNA methyltransferase: MKRIESNQNSLVKHWKKLSTTRKERDKFAEFLVEGFHLTEEALRKKDLVKSLIVREGVDIPEDWDIEGVPYYSVTAAVAKEISETEHTQGVFAHCAQPEFTEDEQKSWEKLLMIDAVQDPGNIGTMIRTASASGIDAVVLGKGCADPFNPKTVRSAQGSHFQIPVVKGELVEWIGQAKARGIEVFGTALQNSTPVHEAQTQKKFVLIVGNEGSGVDPVLLQQADQNLMVPLYGSAESLNVAVATGILLYSLVPKN; encoded by the coding sequence ATGAAAAGAATCGAATCCAATCAAAACTCACTTGTTAAGCATTGGAAAAAGCTTAGCACAACCCGGAAAGAGCGGGACAAATTTGCAGAATTCTTGGTAGAAGGATTTCATTTAACAGAAGAAGCACTTCGTAAAAAAGACCTTGTCAAATCATTAATCGTACGCGAAGGAGTGGATATTCCAGAAGACTGGGATATTGAAGGCGTTCCTTATTATTCTGTAACAGCGGCTGTAGCAAAAGAAATTTCTGAAACAGAACACACGCAAGGGGTTTTCGCACACTGTGCACAACCGGAATTTACGGAAGATGAACAAAAATCATGGGAAAAGTTACTGATGATTGATGCAGTTCAAGATCCGGGAAATATCGGCACGATGATACGAACAGCATCAGCTAGCGGCATCGATGCAGTCGTTTTGGGCAAAGGTTGCGCAGATCCATTTAATCCGAAAACAGTTCGTTCAGCACAAGGATCGCATTTTCAAATTCCAGTTGTAAAAGGCGAATTGGTGGAATGGATTGGACAAGCAAAAGCGAGGGGTATTGAAGTTTTCGGAACAGCATTGCAAAACTCAACACCGGTTCACGAAGCTCAAACGCAAAAAAAATTTGTGTTAATTGTTGGCAATGAAGGCAGTGGAGTAGATCCAGTTCTTTTGCAGCAAGCAGATCAGAATTTAATGGTGCCACTTTACGGTAGCGCAGAATCATTGAATGTAGCAGTAGCTACAGGGATTTTATTGTACAGCTTAGTGCCTAAAAACTAA
- the pheT gene encoding phenylalanine--tRNA ligase subunit beta, whose protein sequence is MLVSINWLKDYVNTQQFPPAELAEKITRSGIEVDAIIDRSHGMTNIVVGYVASCVKHPEADKLSICQVDVGEETAQIICGAPNIAQGQKVIVARPGAKLPGGIKIKKAKLRGEESNGMICSLQELGIENKLVPKAYAEGIYVLPEDAETGSDVITNFHLDDTVLEFDLTPNRADAMSMIGVAYEVGAILSEDVQLPEISYKEAVDRASSMLTVTVDAPKANPLYVAKVVRNIKVQESPMWLQQRLMAAGIRPHNNVVDVTNFVLMEYGQPLHAFDYDLLETGTITVRQATEGETITTLDDVERKLAAHQLVITNGEKPVAIAGVMGGANSEVSDSTTTVVIESAYFEPGSVRQTSRDHGLRSDASTRFEKGVDPNRVIPAAERAAQLLSQLAGGEVLAGSVVFDELNKEEKIINVSPDFINSRLGMKISFEDMWDILNRLKFNTEAANGQLVISVPTRRQDIQIPEDIIEEIARLYGYDEIPATLPKAETTPGGLTPYQAKRRIVRNLMEGAGLLQTITYSLTSVKSAKQFALDETEATRLLMPMSEERSILRQSLLPHLLESVTYNTARRMDSVALYETGSVFLKGDDELLNEQEHLAVAITGLWIDNSWQGEKKPVDFFVLKGLVESLGEKLGVNFTFERGQMDDLHPGRTAFIMLNDERIGVIGQLHPSEQKMRDLKTTIVMELNLAALLNLETDTLVYTPVPRYPAISRDIALVLSKDTAAATIETTIRNAGGKLLKDVRVFDLYEGDKMQEGKKSVAFSLTYFDPEKTLTDEEVTNAHEKVIAALTEAGAELRS, encoded by the coding sequence ATGCTGGTATCTATTAATTGGTTGAAAGACTATGTAAATACACAACAATTCCCACCCGCAGAATTAGCAGAAAAAATAACGCGTTCTGGTATCGAAGTCGATGCAATTATCGATCGTTCGCATGGCATGACAAATATTGTCGTAGGTTATGTTGCATCTTGTGTCAAACATCCTGAAGCAGATAAATTATCAATTTGCCAAGTCGATGTCGGCGAAGAAACAGCGCAAATTATTTGTGGAGCACCCAATATTGCACAAGGCCAAAAAGTAATTGTCGCACGACCTGGAGCAAAACTTCCTGGGGGCATCAAAATCAAAAAAGCAAAACTTCGTGGAGAAGAATCCAATGGCATGATTTGTTCATTACAAGAGCTTGGCATTGAAAACAAGCTTGTTCCAAAAGCATACGCTGAAGGCATTTATGTATTGCCAGAAGACGCAGAAACTGGATCGGATGTAATTACAAACTTTCATTTAGATGATACTGTATTAGAATTTGATTTGACGCCTAACCGCGCAGACGCAATGAGCATGATTGGTGTGGCTTATGAAGTTGGAGCGATTTTATCAGAAGACGTTCAGTTGCCGGAAATTAGCTATAAAGAAGCAGTAGACAGGGCGTCATCTATGTTGACTGTAACAGTCGACGCACCTAAAGCAAATCCATTATATGTGGCTAAAGTTGTTCGCAACATTAAAGTTCAAGAGTCGCCAATGTGGCTACAACAGCGCTTGATGGCAGCAGGTATCCGTCCTCACAATAACGTAGTCGACGTGACTAACTTTGTTTTGATGGAGTACGGTCAGCCACTTCACGCGTTTGATTACGATTTATTGGAAACGGGTACCATTACGGTTCGCCAAGCAACAGAAGGCGAAACGATTACGACGTTAGATGATGTTGAACGTAAATTAGCTGCTCATCAATTGGTTATCACGAATGGTGAAAAACCAGTCGCGATTGCTGGTGTTATGGGTGGCGCAAACTCAGAAGTCAGTGACTCGACAACGACAGTTGTCATTGAATCTGCTTATTTTGAACCAGGTTCTGTTCGTCAAACATCAAGAGATCATGGGTTACGCAGTGATGCAAGTACTCGTTTTGAAAAAGGCGTAGATCCAAACCGTGTCATTCCAGCCGCAGAACGTGCAGCGCAATTGCTGTCTCAACTTGCAGGTGGGGAAGTGCTAGCTGGATCTGTCGTATTTGACGAATTAAACAAAGAAGAAAAAATCATTAACGTATCTCCAGATTTTATTAACAGTCGTTTAGGCATGAAAATTTCCTTTGAAGACATGTGGGATATTTTAAATCGCTTGAAATTTAATACGGAAGCGGCAAATGGGCAATTGGTTATTTCTGTGCCAACACGTCGTCAAGACATTCAAATTCCTGAAGATATCATTGAAGAAATTGCGCGTCTTTACGGATACGATGAAATTCCGGCAACGTTACCAAAAGCAGAAACAACACCAGGTGGATTAACACCTTATCAAGCAAAACGCCGAATCGTGCGCAACTTAATGGAAGGTGCTGGGTTGTTGCAAACAATAACGTACTCGTTAACTTCTGTAAAGTCTGCTAAGCAGTTTGCATTAGATGAAACAGAAGCCACTCGTTTGTTAATGCCGATGAGCGAAGAACGTAGCATTTTGCGTCAAAGCCTATTGCCGCATTTATTGGAATCGGTTACGTATAATACAGCGAGACGTATGGATTCAGTCGCATTGTACGAAACGGGATCTGTTTTCCTAAAAGGTGACGATGAGTTATTGAACGAACAAGAACATTTAGCAGTGGCAATCACTGGTTTATGGATCGATAATAGCTGGCAAGGTGAGAAAAAGCCAGTAGACTTTTTCGTCTTAAAAGGACTTGTGGAAAGTCTTGGGGAAAAATTAGGCGTCAACTTTACATTCGAGCGTGGTCAAATGGACGACTTACATCCAGGCAGAACGGCGTTTATTATGCTAAACGACGAACGCATTGGCGTCATTGGCCAATTGCACCCGTCAGAACAAAAAATGCGTGACTTGAAAACAACGATTGTCATGGAATTAAATCTGGCAGCCTTGTTAAATTTAGAAACAGATACATTAGTTTACACCCCCGTACCGCGTTATCCCGCTATATCACGTGATATAGCATTGGTGCTCTCAAAAGATACGGCAGCTGCAACGATTGAAACGACGATTCGTAATGCAGGCGGCAAGCTATTAAAAGACGTTCGCGTATTCGATCTGTACGAAGGCGACAAAATGCAAGAAGGCAAAAAATCAGTAGCCTTCTCGTTAACTTATTTCGATCCTGAGAAAACGTTGACGGATGAAGAAGTGACAAACGCACATGAAAAAGTAATAGCGGCTCTGACAGAAGCTGGAGCAGAGTTGAGAAGTTAA